A single genomic interval of Lacrimispora sphenoides JCM 1415 harbors:
- a CDS encoding SIS domain-containing protein, with the protein MAQKMMEYIKEQPAIWARMAEEREDIFRELKEFELNPVKRILIIGSGSSYIAAMAAADFMEKILGIETTAAVPTRLNGFIKILKPEDTMVIAVSQSGKSTSTISAVKEWREKGFTVITVTSDIKSPVALQGNLHQLIACGEETVGPKTKGMTGTVLTLSFMGLVLGQRWDRVEEDQFTHFLDELNKSIKAAPSNIEASMEFCKRNEDLLASMQHFTLISEDAGYYTVQEGALKILETLYVPASAYEFEEYLHGINNTIEPGLCNLFLPAGTHNSERMAVLERYSREKGCINFVITSLDWESGSHVLNLSGSQEPYFSMFQALLAFQIMSVYGSERKCIECDTPKFHDFYKVMNTKA; encoded by the coding sequence ATGGCACAGAAAATGATGGAATACATTAAGGAACAACCTGCAATATGGGCAAGAATGGCAGAGGAAAGGGAGGATATTTTCCGGGAACTGAAGGAATTTGAATTGAACCCTGTAAAACGGATTCTGATCATTGGTTCAGGCAGCTCTTACATTGCAGCAATGGCAGCAGCAGACTTTATGGAGAAGATCCTTGGGATAGAAACAACTGCAGCAGTACCTACCCGCTTAAATGGTTTTATAAAGATTTTGAAGCCTGAAGATACCATGGTCATAGCGGTATCCCAGTCAGGAAAAAGTACTTCTACCATATCGGCAGTAAAAGAATGGAGAGAAAAAGGATTTACAGTTATCACTGTAACATCAGATATAAAGTCACCTGTCGCTTTACAAGGAAACCTGCATCAGCTTATCGCATGCGGGGAAGAAACTGTGGGGCCTAAAACAAAAGGAATGACTGGAACGGTTCTAACTTTAAGCTTCATGGGATTGGTACTGGGGCAGCGATGGGATCGGGTGGAGGAAGATCAGTTTACTCATTTCCTGGATGAATTAAATAAATCCATAAAGGCAGCGCCTTCCAATATAGAGGCCTCCATGGAATTCTGTAAAAGAAATGAAGATCTGCTTGCGTCCATGCAGCATTTTACCCTGATATCAGAGGACGCCGGATACTATACGGTTCAGGAAGGGGCTTTGAAAATTCTGGAAACCTTATACGTACCTGCTTCGGCTTATGAATTTGAGGAGTATTTGCATGGAATTAATAACACCATTGAGCCTGGACTTTGCAATCTGTTTTTACCTGCAGGAACTCATAATTCAGAACGTATGGCAGTTTTAGAGAGATATTCCAGGGAAAAGGGCTGCATTAATTTTGTCATAACCTCTCTGGATTGGGAGAGCGGCAGTCATGTCTTGAATCTGTCAGGAAGCCAAGAACCGTACTTTTCCATGTTCCAGGCTTTGCTCGCTTTTCAGATCATGAGTGTTTATGGATCAGAACGTAAATGCATTGAATGTGATACCCCCAAATTTCATGATTTTTACAAGGTAATGAACACAAAGGCATAA
- a CDS encoding GlsB/YeaQ/YmgE family stress response membrane protein, translated as MGIISWIIIGALAGWIASMFTGNNKSMGAGANIVVGIIGGLIGGFLMGLLGGTGITGFNVWSLIVSIVGSIILLWIVNAVRRQKTE; from the coding sequence ATGGGAATTATAAGTTGGATTATTATTGGTGCTCTTGCCGGTTGGATTGCCAGTATGTTCACTGGCAATAATAAAAGTATGGGCGCTGGCGCCAATATCGTGGTAGGGATCATCGGCGGTTTAATCGGCGGTTTTTTGATGGGCCTCCTGGGAGGAACCGGCATTACCGGATTTAATGTTTGGAGCTTGATCGTCTCTATCGTTGGTTCCATTATTTTATTATGGATTGTAAATGCAGTGAGAAGACAGAAGACTGAGTAA
- a CDS encoding BadF/BadG/BcrA/BcrD ATPase family protein → MMKYYAGLDIGGSVARMKIESAEGNVIGEFYGTGGTMNTDGFELCNEKYRKFILPVLKENYLKAEDCIRICIAASGIDSKRQEEECLRSFTGMGFNWESIAVHNDCEIFLHMSSGPAIVLISGTGSIAFARGESGEITRCGGWGHVLSDEGSGFHMGMKVIKEAAGHIDGRQDCPVLYKLFAEKSGLTTLDEINVFVNDKLMEKAEIASYSILAEKACIMGEEAGLKIIRECRDELFSLVRDVYNKAGLHKYKGEKLVELWYWGSVLLKNKILRDELSHIIDRDFPKIIIKIPELSALDTALELAKR, encoded by the coding sequence ATGATGAAATACTATGCTGGTTTAGACATAGGCGGATCTGTCGCGCGAATGAAGATCGAATCTGCTGAGGGCAATGTCATAGGAGAGTTTTATGGTACGGGAGGTACCATGAATACAGATGGGTTTGAGCTATGCAATGAAAAGTACCGTAAGTTTATTCTGCCGGTGCTGAAAGAAAATTACTTAAAAGCAGAAGATTGTATACGGATTTGCATTGCTGCCAGCGGAATTGATTCCAAAAGGCAGGAAGAGGAATGCCTGAGATCTTTCACAGGAATGGGTTTTAACTGGGAAAGCATAGCAGTCCATAATGATTGTGAGATTTTTCTTCATATGTCCTCAGGACCGGCAATTGTACTGATAAGCGGCACCGGTTCCATTGCATTTGCCAGAGGGGAGTCCGGAGAGATTACGCGCTGCGGCGGCTGGGGCCATGTGCTAAGTGATGAGGGAAGCGGCTTTCATATGGGAATGAAAGTAATAAAGGAAGCTGCCGGCCATATTGACGGAAGACAGGACTGTCCGGTTCTTTATAAGTTATTCGCAGAAAAAAGCGGCTTAACAACATTAGATGAGATTAATGTTTTTGTTAATGACAAGCTGATGGAGAAGGCGGAAATTGCCTCTTATTCAATTCTTGCAGAAAAGGCCTGTATTATGGGAGAGGAAGCGGGATTAAAGATCATCAGGGAGTGCAGGGATGAATTGTTTTCTCTTGTCAGAGATGTTTATAATAAAGCCGGGCTTCATAAGTATAAGGGAGAAAAGCTCGTAGAACTATGGTATTGGGGAAGTGTGCTGTTAAAAAATAAGATTTTAAGGGATGAATTGTCTCATATCATTGATCGTGATTTTCCAAAGATCATCATTAAAATTCCTGAATTATCAGCACTGGATACGGCTTTGGAGTTAGCGAAACGTTAA
- a CDS encoding ROK family transcriptional regulator: MPRYLKTKNRMMIFDLFRNQHLMSRAELVRITGISFPTVSKIVDKLLELGIVIELEETEQSSGAGRKGHLLKFNPRACYAIGIEFEGQVVHLGLVDMLGTCQYCRSIYLPAQNHTLKLSKLTKEINTLMTLADNDHIPVLGIGIGFPAMINPETNSIIHMSGMNIEHEVPFVDAFSEFASTLTVPFFLDNDVKFACQGEAFLRRKNPEYQDLIYFTLGTGCGVSYMMNGELWYGATHKSGEIGNMMISSCQIPGTEVPEPTPFEQLINLNAIYKHFQISLQQNPGLPESIREDIINYLCPYLSFTLSNISYLLDIQHCVLTGIVPLALGEGLLQKIQDTLRTTLTQNTLLIEPSISRDAGIIGAAVTVFNKRLEALFKD, from the coding sequence ATGCCAAGATATCTTAAAACAAAAAACCGTATGATGATTTTTGACTTATTCCGAAACCAGCATCTTATGAGCCGGGCGGAATTGGTCCGTATCACAGGCATCAGCTTCCCCACTGTCTCAAAAATTGTAGATAAACTGCTGGAGCTGGGCATTGTCATTGAGTTAGAAGAGACAGAGCAGAGCTCCGGAGCCGGGCGGAAAGGTCATCTCCTTAAGTTTAACCCAAGAGCCTGTTATGCCATTGGCATTGAATTCGAAGGCCAGGTTGTTCATCTGGGTCTGGTTGATATGCTGGGCACCTGCCAGTACTGCAGATCCATTTATCTTCCCGCTCAGAATCATACCCTGAAATTATCTAAGCTGACAAAAGAAATCAATACCTTAATGACCCTGGCTGACAATGACCACATTCCGGTTCTGGGTATTGGAATCGGTTTTCCCGCTATGATTAACCCGGAAACAAACAGCATCATTCATATGTCAGGAATGAATATTGAACATGAAGTTCCATTTGTAGATGCATTTTCGGAATTTGCCTCAACTTTGACAGTTCCGTTTTTCCTTGACAATGATGTAAAGTTTGCCTGCCAGGGGGAGGCCTTCCTACGCCGCAAGAACCCGGAATACCAGGATCTTATATATTTCACTCTGGGTACAGGCTGTGGTGTCAGCTATATGATGAATGGGGAGCTGTGGTACGGTGCCACTCATAAATCAGGAGAGATCGGAAACATGATGATCAGCTCCTGTCAGATACCGGGAACAGAGGTGCCTGAACCAACCCCATTTGAGCAGCTTATTAATTTAAATGCCATATATAAGCATTTTCAGATCAGCCTGCAGCAAAATCCCGGCCTGCCGGAGTCCATACGGGAAGATATCATTAATTATCTCTGTCCCTATTTAAGCTTTACTTTGTCCAACATATCCTATCTTTTGGATATCCAGCATTGCGTACTGACAGGAATTGTACCTCTTGCTTTAGGAGAAGGCTTGCTTCAGAAAATACAAGATACGCTCCGCACCACCCTGACACAAAACACCCTCTTAATTGAGCCTTCCATCAGCCGTGACGCAGGGATCATCGGCGCCGCCGTCACAGTGTTTAACAAACGTCTGGAAGCTCTGTTTAAAGATTAA
- a CDS encoding GntR family transcriptional regulator has protein sequence MKSTLVKMTLSEQIYNILKNEIMSGTIPLGSKITNRELQERFQVSSTPVRDTINKLYQDGLVKEVTKTGAQVINFDYGYAEEINEFIASISCVALNMTIAKGTDKEVTKYLKEYLKKQSIASDDDAYFDADFHFHKTFFDFCGNQFLKETYKRYNLIRFLLIKFAIRTAEDRSCSTKQHGDIVKAYSSGQFDLASELIKQHYIHGLSLIKGYNP, from the coding sequence ATGAAGAGTACTCTTGTGAAAATGACCTTAAGCGAACAGATCTACAACATCCTAAAAAATGAAATCATGAGCGGAACCATTCCTCTGGGAAGCAAAATAACAAACAGAGAACTGCAGGAACGCTTTCAGGTTTCCTCCACACCGGTGCGGGATACCATCAACAAGCTTTATCAGGACGGTCTCGTAAAAGAGGTTACAAAAACAGGTGCCCAGGTAATCAACTTTGACTATGGATATGCGGAAGAAATCAATGAATTCATTGCGTCCATCTCTTGTGTAGCTCTCAATATGACCATTGCCAAGGGTACCGATAAGGAAGTGACAAAGTATTTGAAAGAATATTTAAAAAAGCAGTCAATTGCTTCGGATGACGATGCCTACTTTGATGCAGACTTCCATTTTCATAAGACATTCTTTGACTTCTGCGGCAACCAGTTCTTGAAAGAAACCTATAAGAGATACAATCTTATCCGTTTCCTTCTAATAAAGTTTGCTATCCGCACAGCTGAGGACCGGTCCTGTTCCACCAAGCAGCACGGGGATATCGTCAAGGCCTACAGCTCCGGCCAATTTGACCTTGCCTCCGAGCTTATTAAGCAGCACTATATTCACGGCCTTTCACTGATTAAAGGATACAATCCATAA
- a CDS encoding sensor histidine kinase — protein MKLSWKIFSNTFLVVLFALTLEGVVLLSMTFHKAYLLEVEREKENIESIHRDLVTLLANDSSTLYKEPTKSIEEAIDILKNNWKGESYRISDENGKVLFQNDDAGFLDKKSSNLSLYRIVYRVEKNAKGYFLQMSVLTELLRRPIIIEVHKDLTQIFLEKEEQQRIFIITIIAVGAISALLNAVNVIKLTKPIHKLIYAVKKIRSGDYTERVEYKEKDEVGILAADFNGMAEQLEEKIKQLKETAKNQEELAGSLAHEIRTPLTAMIGYADLIKRSKLEEQDFLYAVDYIISEGKRLEALSNKMMQLLIEKNAIPNYTVSTVQNLLEDALEAMNPVFDKKKIAVKKSSINFPIRADMELMKNVLLNILDNGGKAAGVNGEITIETGCKSGNVWISITDNGMGMPKEEISKIQKAFYRVDKSRSRADGGAGLGLAICSNIMNIHKGEILFESEVGKGTTVTLVWKGSIDEQDI, from the coding sequence ATGAAACTTTCCTGGAAGATTTTTTCAAATACATTTCTGGTCGTTCTATTTGCATTGACATTAGAGGGCGTTGTACTGCTGTCAATGACATTCCATAAAGCATATCTGCTGGAGGTTGAGAGGGAAAAAGAAAATATCGAAAGCATACATCGGGATCTGGTCACGCTGCTTGCGAATGATAGCAGTACATTGTATAAGGAACCTACAAAAAGTATTGAGGAAGCAATTGATATTTTGAAAAACAATTGGAAGGGTGAATCTTATAGAATAAGCGATGAAAATGGGAAGGTATTGTTTCAGAACGATGATGCAGGGTTTTTAGATAAAAAGAGTAGTAATTTATCTCTTTACAGGATTGTATATCGAGTAGAGAAAAATGCTAAGGGTTATTTTTTACAAATGTCAGTTCTGACAGAGCTGCTTAGACGACCTATTATAATTGAGGTTCATAAAGATCTTACGCAGATATTTTTAGAGAAAGAGGAGCAGCAAAGAATATTTATAATAACCATAATTGCTGTGGGGGCCATAAGCGCATTGCTAAACGCTGTCAATGTTATAAAGTTAACGAAACCAATTCATAAATTGATTTATGCGGTGAAAAAGATCAGGTCAGGAGACTACACGGAAAGAGTGGAATATAAGGAGAAAGATGAAGTTGGTATTTTGGCAGCCGATTTTAATGGTATGGCGGAACAATTAGAAGAAAAAATAAAGCAGCTGAAGGAAACGGCAAAAAATCAGGAAGAACTGGCAGGCAGTTTGGCACATGAAATCAGAACACCTCTTACTGCCATGATAGGATATGCAGATTTAATAAAAAGAAGCAAATTGGAGGAACAGGATTTCCTATATGCCGTGGACTATATTATTTCGGAAGGAAAGAGACTGGAAGCACTTTCTAACAAGATGATGCAGTTACTAATAGAAAAGAATGCAATACCTAATTATACCGTCAGTACCGTCCAGAATTTATTGGAAGATGCTCTGGAAGCAATGAACCCTGTTTTTGACAAAAAGAAAATTGCCGTGAAAAAGTCTTCTATTAATTTTCCGATCAGAGCAGATATGGAGCTTATGAAAAATGTTTTATTAAATATATTAGATAATGGTGGAAAAGCGGCTGGCGTAAATGGCGAGATTACGATAGAAACCGGCTGTAAGAGCGGTAATGTATGGATCTCAATAACAGATAACGGGATGGGTATGCCAAAAGAGGAGATTTCTAAAATTCAGAAAGCCTTTTACCGGGTGGATAAATCCCGTTCCAGAGCAGATGGGGGAGCAGGCCTGGGATTAGCAATTTGTTCTAATATTATGAATATTCATAAAGGGGAAATACTGTTTGAGAGTGAAGTGGGCAAAGGAACTACAGTGACGTTGGTATGGAAAGGAAGTATCGATGAACAGGACATTTAA